A window of Rhizobium acidisoli contains these coding sequences:
- the ccmB gene encoding heme exporter protein CcmB produces MTALFLRDLKLSIRAGGGALVGVLFFLTIVAVIPFGVGPDLKLLSRIGPAIVWIGALLAALLGLDRLFQAERDDGSLDLMLMQDTPLVLTVLVKCFAHWTATSLPLVIASPLLGLFMNMDETAIGATALTLLVGSPAITFIGAVGAAVAVALPRGGLLVSILVLPLTIPVLIFGVSAAYAAVEDPAPFLPPFLILIALTLFFAVIGPAAAALALRNTAD; encoded by the coding sequence ATGACCGCCCTCTTCCTCCGCGATCTCAAACTCTCGATCCGCGCCGGCGGCGGCGCGCTGGTCGGGGTGCTGTTCTTCCTCACGATCGTCGCCGTCATCCCCTTCGGCGTCGGTCCCGATCTCAAGCTGCTGTCGCGCATCGGCCCCGCCATCGTCTGGATCGGCGCGCTGCTGGCAGCGCTTCTCGGCCTCGACCGGCTGTTCCAGGCCGAGCGCGACGACGGATCGCTCGACCTGATGCTGATGCAGGACACGCCGCTCGTCCTCACCGTCCTCGTCAAATGCTTCGCCCACTGGACGGCGACCAGCCTGCCGCTGGTCATCGCCTCGCCGCTGCTCGGCCTGTTCATGAATATGGACGAGACGGCGATCGGCGCCACCGCGCTGACGCTTCTGGTCGGCTCGCCCGCCATCACCTTCATCGGCGCCGTCGGCGCCGCCGTCGCCGTGGCGCTGCCGCGCGGCGGCCTACTCGTCTCGATCCTGGTGCTGCCGCTGACCATCCCGGTGCTGATCTTCGGCGTCAGCGCCGCCTATGCCGCGGTCGAGGATCCCGCCCCGTTCCTGCCGCCTTTCCTCATCCTCATCGCGCTGACGCTGTTCTTTGCCGTCATCGGCCCGGCTGCCGCCGCGCTGGCGCTGCGAAACACGGCGGATTGA
- a CDS encoding DsbE family thiol:disulfide interchange protein gives MSETPDTGTTKPRGLGRYALALLPLIVFGGIAATAAKMLYDQDFHGKNIAEIPSALIGTKAPALNLPPLDGANLPALTDAAIKGKLTLVNVFASWCIPCRDEHPILKELAKDPRLNIVAINYKDKSDNALRFLGELGNPYQAIGIDPNGKAAIDWGVYGIPESYLVGPDGTILYKRVGPFDDISLKEGLFPAMEKALGKPVS, from the coding sequence ATGAGCGAGACGCCCGACACCGGAACCACCAAGCCGCGCGGCCTTGGCCGTTATGCACTGGCGCTTCTGCCGCTGATCGTCTTCGGCGGTATCGCGGCAACGGCCGCAAAGATGCTCTACGACCAGGATTTCCACGGCAAGAACATTGCCGAAATCCCCTCCGCCCTGATCGGCACCAAGGCGCCGGCGCTGAACCTGCCGCCGCTCGATGGCGCCAACCTCCCGGCGCTGACCGACGCGGCAATCAAGGGCAAGCTGACCCTCGTCAACGTCTTCGCCTCGTGGTGCATCCCCTGCCGGGACGAACATCCTATTTTGAAAGAACTGGCCAAGGACCCACGGCTGAACATCGTCGCCATCAATTACAAGGATAAGAGCGACAACGCCCTGCGTTTCCTCGGCGAGCTCGGCAATCCCTATCAGGCGATCGGCATTGATCCCAACGGCAAGGCGGCGATCGACTGGGGCGTCTACGGCATTCCGGAAAGCTATCTCGTCGGCCCCGACGGCACGATCCTCTACAAGCGCGTCGGCCCCTTCGACGATATCAGCCTGAAGGAAGGGCTGTTTCCGGCGATGGAAAAGGCGCTGGGGAAGCCGGTTTCGTAA
- a CDS encoding septation protein A — MTTESDITPTPADRHHPLLKLALELGPLLIFFFANLRGQWLVERFPALSELGGPLFVATGLFMAATILSLVVSKIVLGHLPIMPFVSGIVVVIFGSLSIWLQNETFIKMKPTIVNALFGVALLGGLAFGRSLLGYVFNAAFQLDAEGWRKLTIRWGIFFLFLAVLNEVVWRNFSDDTWVAFKVWGTMPITIIFTLAQMPLVIKHSINLETDGEK; from the coding sequence ATGACCACCGAAAGCGATATCACCCCGACCCCGGCCGACCGTCATCACCCGTTGCTGAAGCTGGCGCTGGAACTCGGGCCGCTGTTGATCTTCTTCTTTGCCAATCTGCGCGGCCAGTGGCTGGTGGAAAGGTTTCCTGCCCTTTCCGAGCTTGGCGGGCCGCTGTTCGTCGCAACCGGGCTCTTCATGGCGGCGACGATCCTTTCGCTGGTCGTTTCGAAGATCGTACTCGGCCATCTGCCGATCATGCCCTTTGTCTCCGGCATCGTCGTCGTCATCTTCGGCTCGCTGTCGATCTGGCTGCAGAACGAGACCTTCATCAAGATGAAGCCGACCATCGTCAACGCGCTCTTCGGCGTCGCGCTGCTCGGCGGACTTGCCTTCGGCCGATCGCTGCTCGGCTACGTCTTCAACGCCGCCTTCCAGCTCGATGCCGAAGGCTGGCGCAAGCTCACCATCCGCTGGGGCATCTTCTTTCTGTTCCTCGCCGTGTTGAACGAAGTCGTCTGGCGTAATTTTTCGGATGATACCTGGGTCGCCTTCAAGGTCTGGGGTACGATGCCGATCACCATCATCTTCACGCTGGCGCAGATGCCGCTGGTGATCAAACATAGCATCAACCTGGAAACGGACGGCGAAAAGTGA
- a CDS encoding DUF2585 domain-containing protein, which produces MSAADAEYRVRHQSFWFVACLAVLVAQIVTEYLMGRVPICACGYVKLWEGGVNTSGNSQHLSDWYTPSHIIHGFLFYGLGHLVLRRKPLAAKLLLALFIESGWELLENSPLIIDRYRTATIALDYYGDSILNSAMDTVFMCVGFFFASRAPVAATVAIAIFFEIFTGYVIRDNLTLNVVMLIWPVEAIKVWQGGV; this is translated from the coding sequence GTGAGCGCTGCAGACGCCGAATATCGTGTCAGACACCAGAGCTTCTGGTTCGTTGCCTGCCTTGCGGTGCTGGTCGCACAGATCGTCACCGAATATCTGATGGGCCGCGTGCCGATCTGCGCCTGCGGTTATGTCAAGCTGTGGGAGGGCGGGGTCAATACCAGCGGCAATTCACAGCATCTGTCGGACTGGTACACGCCGTCGCACATCATCCACGGCTTCCTGTTCTACGGGCTCGGCCATCTCGTCCTGCGCCGCAAGCCGCTGGCGGCAAAGCTGCTGCTGGCGCTGTTCATCGAATCCGGCTGGGAACTGCTGGAGAATTCGCCTCTGATCATCGATCGCTACCGCACGGCGACGATCGCGCTCGACTATTATGGAGACAGCATTCTGAATTCGGCGATGGACACCGTCTTCATGTGCGTCGGCTTCTTCTTCGCATCGCGGGCGCCGGTGGCGGCGACGGTTGCGATCGCGATCTTCTTCGAGATTTTCACCGGTTATGTGATCCGCGATAATCTGACGTTGAACGTGGTGATGCTGATCTGGCCGGTGGAGGCGATCAAGGTCTGGCAGGGCGGCGTTTAA
- the dapF gene encoding diaminopimelate epimerase, with protein sequence MSATVEFARMNGLGNKILVVDMRGRPDKVTPAAAVALNADPQTEFDQIMAIHDPKADGTDAFIDILNSDGSKAQACGNGTRCVVQALAAETGRKAFTFQTVAGILNAVEHEDGTISVDMGRPVFDWNRIPLAEEFHDTSRIELQIGPIDNPVLHSPSAMSMGNPHAIFWVDRDVMSYDLARFGPLLENHPMFPERANITLAQVTSPTSVTTRTWERGAGLTLACGSAACSAAVSAARTGRTGRKVTINVASAKPPATLSIEWRERDDHVIMTGPAEWEWSGSLDPSTGLWSRDDTQEAGAR encoded by the coding sequence ATGAGCGCAACGGTCGAATTCGCGAGGATGAACGGGCTTGGCAACAAGATCCTGGTCGTCGACATGCGCGGCCGGCCCGATAAGGTGACGCCGGCCGCGGCGGTCGCGCTCAATGCCGATCCGCAGACGGAGTTCGACCAGATCATGGCGATCCATGACCCGAAGGCCGACGGCACCGACGCCTTTATCGACATCCTGAATTCCGACGGCTCGAAGGCGCAGGCCTGCGGCAACGGCACGCGCTGCGTCGTGCAGGCACTTGCCGCCGAGACCGGCCGCAAGGCCTTCACCTTCCAGACGGTCGCCGGCATCCTCAACGCCGTCGAGCACGAGGACGGAACGATCTCCGTCGATATGGGCCGGCCGGTCTTCGATTGGAACAGGATCCCGCTGGCGGAAGAATTTCACGATACCAGCCGCATCGAATTGCAGATCGGTCCGATCGACAATCCGGTGCTGCATTCGCCGTCTGCGATGTCGATGGGCAATCCGCATGCGATCTTCTGGGTCGACAGGGACGTGATGTCCTATGATCTCGCCCGCTTCGGGCCGCTGCTCGAAAACCATCCGATGTTTCCCGAACGCGCCAATATCACCCTGGCGCAGGTGACCTCGCCGACATCGGTGACGACGCGCACCTGGGAGCGCGGCGCGGGGCTGACGCTTGCCTGCGGCTCAGCTGCCTGTTCCGCCGCCGTCAGTGCGGCGCGCACCGGCCGCACCGGCCGCAAGGTGACGATCAACGTGGCGAGCGCCAAGCCGCCGGCCACGCTTTCGATCGAATGGCGCGAGCGCGACGATCACGTGATCATGACCGGCCCGGCCGAATGGGAATGGTCGGGCAGTCTCGATCCCTCGACCGGCCTCTGGTCGCGCGATGATACCCAAGAGGCGGGGGCGCGGTGA
- a CDS encoding heme ABC transporter permease: MSQTSLAISKFSDLANPTRFLALAARVIPWLAGITALCFLIGLYLSFSTEGDYQQGETVRIMYVHVPAAWLSMMCYTIMSISAIGTLVWRHPLADVSAKAAAPLGAAFTLLALVTGSLWGKPMWGTWWVWDARLTSVFVLFLMYLGLIALSRAIDDPSKAARVSAVLILVGFINIPIIKFSVEWWNTLHQSASVMRLDGPAIDPEFLRPLFVMAIAFTLLFFTLHIMAMRNEIWRRRIAAQRRLAARMASREE; encoded by the coding sequence ATGAGCCAAACGAGCCTTGCCATCAGCAAATTCAGCGATCTCGCCAACCCGACGCGGTTTCTGGCGCTGGCGGCACGCGTCATTCCGTGGCTGGCCGGCATCACCGCCCTCTGTTTTCTGATCGGCCTCTATCTCAGCTTCTCCACGGAGGGCGATTACCAGCAGGGCGAGACCGTGCGCATCATGTATGTCCACGTACCCGCGGCCTGGCTGTCGATGATGTGCTATACGATCATGAGTATCTCGGCGATCGGCACGCTGGTCTGGCGCCATCCGCTGGCCGACGTCTCCGCCAAGGCCGCAGCCCCGCTCGGCGCCGCCTTCACCCTGCTCGCGCTCGTCACCGGTTCGCTCTGGGGCAAGCCGATGTGGGGCACCTGGTGGGTTTGGGATGCGCGGCTGACCTCCGTTTTCGTTCTCTTCCTGATGTATCTTGGCCTGATTGCGCTCAGCCGCGCCATCGACGATCCGTCGAAGGCCGCGCGCGTTTCCGCCGTCCTCATCCTCGTCGGCTTCATCAACATCCCGATCATCAAATTCTCGGTCGAGTGGTGGAATACGCTGCATCAATCGGCAAGCGTGATGCGCCTCGATGGCCCGGCGATCGATCCGGAATTCCTGCGGCCGCTCTTCGTCATGGCGATTGCCTTCACCCTGCTGTTCTTCACGCTGCATATCATGGCGATGCGCAACGAGATCTGGCGCCGCCGCATCGCCGCACAGCGCCGTCTTGCCGCCCGCATGGCGAGCCGGGAGGAATAG
- the ccmD gene encoding heme exporter protein CcmD, with protein sequence MTHAFYVYASYGFAAFMTVAVTLWTWADGRARRRELAALEAAGIRRRSARKRDSE encoded by the coding sequence GTGACGCATGCCTTCTATGTCTACGCCTCCTACGGCTTTGCAGCATTCATGACGGTCGCCGTCACGCTCTGGACTTGGGCCGACGGCCGGGCCCGCCGCCGGGAACTCGCAGCGCTCGAAGCCGCCGGCATCCGCCGCCGTTCGGCCCGCAAAAGGGATAGCGAATGA
- the mtaB gene encoding tRNA (N(6)-L-threonylcarbamoyladenosine(37)-C(2))-methylthiotransferase MtaB, whose protein sequence is MSGVDVITFGCRLNTYESEVMKAQAEKAGLNNAILVNTCAVTGEAVRQARQAIRRARRDNPHARIIVTGCAAQTEKQTFAEMAEVDAVLGNEEKLASASYRSLPDFGVSAEEKLRVNDIMSVKATAPQMVRHIDGHVRAFIQVQNGCDHRCTFCIIPYGRGNSRSVPMGAVVDQARKLADSGYREIVLTGVDATSYGGDLPGAPTLGLLAKTLLKQLPDIRRLRLSSIDSIEADAHLMDLIADEPRFMPHLHLSLQHGDDMILKRMKRRHSRADALRFIEDVRRLRPEMSFGADMIAGFPTETEEMFGNAVRLAEEAGIAHLHVFPYSPRPSTPAARMPQLDRSLVKDRAARLRATGHRLHQSHLDSMVGTRQWLLVENNGLAHTENFALVAAPGLRPGELVPATITGHNGKHLDMQLTAAAAA, encoded by the coding sequence GTGAGCGGCGTCGACGTCATTACCTTCGGCTGCCGCCTCAACACCTATGAATCCGAAGTGATGAAGGCGCAGGCTGAAAAGGCCGGGCTCAACAATGCCATCCTGGTCAACACCTGCGCCGTGACCGGCGAGGCCGTGCGTCAGGCGCGCCAGGCGATCCGTCGGGCACGGCGCGACAATCCGCATGCCCGCATCATCGTCACCGGCTGCGCCGCACAGACGGAAAAACAAACCTTCGCTGAAATGGCGGAGGTCGATGCCGTGCTCGGCAACGAGGAGAAGCTTGCGAGCGCCTCCTATCGCAGCCTGCCGGATTTCGGCGTTTCGGCCGAAGAGAAGCTCCGCGTCAACGATATCATGAGCGTCAAGGCGACGGCGCCGCAGATGGTCAGGCATATCGACGGGCATGTGCGCGCCTTCATTCAGGTGCAGAACGGCTGCGACCATCGCTGCACCTTCTGCATCATCCCCTATGGCCGCGGCAATTCCCGCTCGGTGCCGATGGGCGCGGTCGTCGACCAGGCCCGCAAGCTCGCCGACAGCGGCTATCGCGAGATCGTGCTGACCGGGGTAGACGCCACAAGTTATGGCGGCGACCTGCCGGGTGCACCGACGCTCGGGCTTCTGGCGAAGACGCTGCTGAAGCAGCTCCCTGATATCCGCCGCCTCAGGCTTTCCTCGATCGACAGCATCGAGGCCGATGCCCATCTGATGGATCTGATCGCCGACGAGCCGCGTTTCATGCCGCATCTGCATCTGTCGCTGCAGCATGGCGACGACATGATCCTGAAGCGGATGAAGCGCCGGCACTCCCGCGCCGATGCGCTGCGTTTCATCGAGGACGTACGCCGGCTTCGCCCCGAGATGAGCTTCGGCGCCGATATGATCGCCGGCTTCCCGACGGAGACGGAAGAGATGTTCGGCAATGCCGTGCGGCTCGCCGAAGAGGCCGGCATCGCGCATCTGCATGTTTTTCCCTACAGCCCGCGTCCCAGCACGCCGGCCGCCCGCATGCCGCAGCTCGACCGGTCTCTGGTCAAGGATCGCGCCGCCAGGCTGCGCGCCACTGGACACAGGCTGCATCAGTCCCATCTCGACAGCATGGTCGGAACCCGGCAATGGCTGCTTGTCGAAAACAACGGCCTGGCGCATACGGAAAACTTCGCGCTGGTGGCAGCACCCGGCCTTCGTCCCGGTGAACTTGTGCCGGCCACGATCACCGGCCACAATGGCAAACATCTCGACATGCAATTGACGGCCGCAGCCGCGGCCTGA